GGACAGCTTTCTGTTCAAGGTCAACGACGGACAACTGGACTCCGCGCCTGCTGCGGTCTCCATCACTGTAGAGGCGGATGGAAGAGTCACTAACTTCCTGCCCTTGACGGTGGAGGTTCGGGGAATGGCTCAAGATCCGAAACCGGGGGATCGCATCCGCCTGACCCTGCACTACGCCAATGAAGGGGATCAGCCGGCAGCGAACATCACCGTGTCGTTTCCGATCCCGGAACACCTGGACTACGTCTCTGGCAGTGCGGATTCTGGCGGAGTATACGATTCGCAGCAGCGGGTACTGCGCTGGACCATCCCGGCCGTTGCCGCGGGAGCATCCGGGGATCTGGGGTTCGACGTTGTGGTGAAGTAGCGTTCTGTCCTGCGAATAGCTCTGGGCCGGGAGGGCGGATGCCCTCCCGGCTATCTTGCGAGGCGGAAGGAGGCACGCCTGCCATTAAGCGTGACAGCGGGGAACAATGTGGGTAAACTCCAGTTTGCACCGCAGACGCTTGCCCGGTGAGGGCTTGCCTCCGGACGGTTCCGGCGGAGGAGCCTTCAATTCGGCACGGGCGATCTCCCCCACCGCCCGCTACAGGTTAACCGGGTGGACGCTGCGGGAGCGGCAAGCCCGGTCAACACGGCAAGGCTGTCCTGCGTCCTGCATACTCTGGGAGCGATCCGATGTACAAGCACGATTATCCCGGACGGCTCATCATCGTGGAGGGGATTGACGGTTCCGGGAAGAGCACTCAGCTTCAACTTCTTTATAAATACCTGGCAGCCCGCAACTACACCGTCTCTCTGAGCGAGTGGAACTCGTCTCCGCTGGTGAAGAGCACAACAAGTCTGGGGAAAAAGAAGAAGTTCCTGACGCCCACCACGTTCAGCCTGATCCACGCGACCGACTTCGCGGACCGGCTGGTGAACCATATCATCCCCCTTCTGAAGGCCGGAGTAATCGTTCTGGCCGACCGCTACGCCTTCACGGCCTTTGCGCGCGACACGGCCCGAGGGGTACATCCTCAGTGGGTGCGCAACCTCTATTCTTTCGCGCCGATGCCGGATATCGCGTTTTACTTCCGCGTCCCGCTGGAAGTCTCCATAGACCGCATCCTGACCGGCCGTACGAAGCTCAAATATTACGAAGCCGGTATGGACCTGGGTCTGTCACGGGACCCGGAGGAGAGCTTCAAACTCTTCCAGGAGCGCATCCTGCGGGCGTATGACGACATGACCGAGGAGTTCGGATTCACAGTGATGGATGGCACGCTGCCCATCGAAGAGCAGCAGGAGAGGATGCGTGAGATCGTGGACCGCGCGCTGGAGGGCTTCAGTGGACTCCGGCGTGCGGTCAGAGAGGCGGTGGCGAGGTGAAGCAGCCTGCCTTCTACGGAGTTGGTTTGCCTTACCGCTCCATCGGGGAGCTGAACGGCAAGCTGTTCGTGGTGGAGGGGCCGGACCGCGTAGGCCGTTCCACCCAGATGAACCTGCTGGCGGACTGGCTGGAGAGCAAGGGCCACGCCACTTCCAATACTGGCTTCCGGCGTTCCCAGCTCACGCAGGACGGGCTGGATCAGGCCAAACAGGGTCACACCCTGGCAAAGAACACCCTGAGCCTCTTCTACGCGACGGACTTCGCAGACCGTCTTGAGAACCAGATCATCCCGGCGCTGCGGGCCGGGTTTTATGTCCTGAGCGACCGCTATATGTACAGCATCTTCGCACGGGACCGCGTCCGCGGCATCGATCCCGAATGGCTGAGACAGGTGTACGGATTCGCGCTGGTCCCGGATCTGGTGCTGTATCTGCGCGTCGAGGTGGAGGACCTGGTCCCACGGGTCATATCGGGCGGAGGGTTCGATTACTGGGAGTCCGGGATGGACCTGCACCTGGCGGACAACCTGTTCGATAGCTTCTGCATTTACCAGAGGCGCATCATCCGCGAGCTGGATCAGATGGCGGAGGAGTACGGCTTTGTCACGGTGGATGCCTCCCGCTCCATCCAGGCAGTCTTCGAGGACCTGAAGAAGGAGATCCTGAAGGTCATCTGAGACTGAGCAGCGAGGAGAGAGGGGATGCCCGTCATTGCCGCCATCGACATCGGAACAAACTCCGTGCTGCTCTTGGTGGCGGAGCTGCTCCCTGACGGAACCCTGAAGCCGCTGCTCGACGTCTCCGAGATCACGCGCCTTGGCCAGGGGGTGGACCGGACGCGCCGGCTGGACCCCCAGGCGGCCGATCGCACTCTGCAGGTTCTGGAATGCTATGCCGCGAAGGCGCGCGAGGCCGGGGCGGAAAGGCTGACGGCGATCGGCACAAGCGTTCTGCGCGACGCAAGCGACTCGGAGTTATTCCTGGATGGCGCGAGGGAGATCCTGCGAGCGCCTGTGCGCATCCTCTCCGGCGATGAGGAAGCTGAACTGTCGTGGCTGTCCGTGGTCACTGATCCTTCTCTCTCCCTGCATCACCCTGTGGCGGTGGCAGACGTGGGCGGCGGAAGCACGGAGCTGATCACGGGCACGGCGGAAGGAGCGATCCGCAGCGCAGTCAGCGTGGATGTGGGAGCGGTGCGCATGACGGAGCGTTTCCTACACTCCGACCCGCCCGGGCACGATGAACTGCAGGCAGCACGGAGGCAGACGCTTGACCTGCTTCATGGAGTCGCGGCCGGTAGCGAGTGCCGCTCGCTGGCAGGCGTGGGTGGAACGGCGGTGAATCTGGCCCGGATGAGCAGACCGGACGCCGCACTGCCGGACATCCACGGGCAGTCCCTCAGCAAAGAGACCCTGGCGGATCTGACCCGAAGGCTGGCGGCGATCCCCCTTGAGGAGCGCCGCCGAACCCCCGGTCTGGAGCCGAAAAGGGCCGATGTCATTGTGGCGGGAGCGCTGATCTTCGATGCGCTGCTGGAGGTCTTGCAGTTGGAATCGCTCACCGTCAGCACGCGCGGAGCGCGGTTTGGTGCGGCCATCAAACTTGCGCGAGGGGAATGGGACGATGCTTGATGTCCGGGACGCACCGGCCGGGGTGATGCGTCTTGCGGAGGAGTGCGGATTCGAGCGCGGGCACACGTTGCAGGTCACCCGGCTTGCTTTGTTGATCTTCGACCACCTTGCGCCCCTGCACCGGCTTCCCCCATCGGCCCGCCGGCTGCTGCTGTGCGCCGCTTTGCTTCATGACATCGGCTGGTGCCGCGGGGCAAAAGGACACCACAAATCAGCATACGAGATCATCACCGACCAGCCGCCGGAGGGACTCGCCCCGGACGAAGTGCAGATGGTGGCGCTCATCGCCCGTTACCATCGAAAAAAGGGGCCGTCCCTTGACCACGCCCCCTTCGCGCGTCTGAGCCCCCCGGAGCGGGAGACCGTCCGCGTCCTTTCCGCCATCCTTCGCGTTGCCGACGGACTGGACCGTGGCCACCGCGATGCTGTGCGAAATCTTTCAGCAGTCATCGAGCCGGGAAGAGTTCGCCTGATGCTGGATGCTTCGGGAGGAGCGGAACTCGAGATCTGGGGAGCTCTGCGCAAGGCGGACGTCTTCGAGAAAGTCTTCGGCGTTTCACTGGACATCGGCGCCTCCCCGGAGTCACACTGAGCAGTGGAACCGCAAGCTTCTCCGGAGCCAGTTGATGAACAAGGCTAGCCGGCCCGGACAACCCACGATCCCTGCGGACACCCTCCGGCACGCGCCAGACGGGGAGCGTTCCACGCCTACGGCATCTGCGACCGCCGCGTTCTCGGCCCGCAGGCGACGCTGTCTGGCGGCGCTGGATGTGGGGACAAACTCCATCCGCCTGCTGGTGGTCTCGGTGCGACCCGATGATCACTCGTTCTCCGTGGTCAGCGACCGCAAGGAGGTGGTGCGTCTGGGAGAAGGCGAATATGCGCACAATCTGATGACACCGGAGGCCATGGACCGGGCCGCTACGGTCATCACGCGCTTCGCCGAGGTGGCGCGCGGGTTCGGAGCGCAGGAGATTCTGGCGGTGGCCACATCCGCCGTGCGCGAGGCAGAAAACCGAGACATCTTTCTGGAGCGGGTGCGCAGGGAGAGCGGGCTGGAGGTGCGGATCATATCCGGACTGGAGGAAGCTCGCCTTGTGTATCTGGGGGTTGTGGCGGGACTCAATCTGCAGGGGAAGAAGGCTCTCTTCATGGACGTGGGAGGAGGCTCCACGGAACTGGCGGTGGGCGACCGTCACAAGCATTACCTCCTGGAGAGCCTAAAGCTGGGCACCATCCGCCTGACCAACCGTTTCCTGGGAGACGGCAGCCGGCCCGTCAGCAGGAAGAAATACTCCGCCCTGCAGGAGTATGTGCGGGCGGTGGCCGTCCATGCGGTACGCAAGGTCGGCGCTGCCGGATTCGATCTGATGGTGGGCAGCTCCGGCACCGCCGTCAACCTGGGGGAGATGGTGGCCGCGCTCCGGGGGGAGCGCCCGGCCACCATGCGCCACTACACCATCACTCTCCGCGAGATTCAGCGCATCCGCGAGACCCTCTGCCGCCTTCCGCTGGAGGAGCGCCGAAAGGTGCCGGGCATAAAACCGGAGCGCGCCGACATCATCGTTGCAGGGGTTGCGGTCATCGAGACCCTGATGCAGGAAACTGGAGCGGCGGACCTGCAGATCTCGGAGCAGGGTCTGCGGGACGGTCTGGTCATAGACCGGCTCCTGCGGGAGGATGGCGCTCGTGAGGTTTACCTGCAGACGCCTCCCAGGCGGAGGAGCGTACTGAAACTGGCACGCGCCTGCGGATACGAGGCTGAACACTGCGAGCAGGTGCGGCGGCTTTGCGTCCAGCTCTTTGACCAGATGCGCGCCCTAGGGTTGCATAGCATGGACGGCGAAGCGCGGGAGCTGCTGGAGTACGCGGCCTATCTGCACGACACCGGTTTCTTTCTGTCGCATACAGACCATCATCAGCACGCCTATTACATCATCCGCAATAGCGAGCTCTTGGGGTTCAACGACCGGGAACAGGCGATTCTGGCCAACCTTGCCCTGTATCACCGCAAGGCTCCGCCGCGCAAGAAGCACCCTAACTTCGCGGCTCTGGACCCGGAGGCGCGATCTCTTGTGGAGCAGCTTTCCACCATACTGCGCCTGGCCGAGGGGCTGGACCGGAGCCACCTTTCCCTGGTCCGAGGGATCCGCCTGGAGCAGGAGGGACCGGGCGCGCTGCGCATTGTCATCCTGAGCCCCGCCGACTGTCAGCTGGAGCTGTGGGGGGTGGAGAACCAGCTGGGCATCTTCCGTTCCGTCTTCAAGCGCCGGGTCACCGTTCGGGTGGAGCGCCTGGCGGGCGGAAACGGCTCGCGGGATTCGGTCAGTTGATCCGGGCGCCTGCGCGGTCTGCGTCGGCCCTGCGGCGGAGCCTCGGGGAGCGTTTTCCTGTGCTGCGCCGGGCTCGCGGCCCCGCAGCGCTGATGCTGGGAGCAGTCCTCTTCGCGGCGATGGCCATCTGCGTGAAGTACGCGGCCAGGAGGATACCCTCCGGCGAGCTGGTGATGTTCCGTTTCCTTTTCGGACTGGTGACGGTACGCGCGATGTGCCGGCTGGGTCTGGCGAAGGTGCGCCACGACCGGCCGGCGCTTCTGATGGCGCGTGGCTTCACTGGAGCGATGGCTATCTTGTTGTACTTTGCCAGCATCCAACACACCACCCTGGTAAAAGCATCGCTGCTGAGCAACTCCTATCCCGTGTACGCGGCACTGTTTGCATCGCTGCTGTTGCGGGAACGCCTGACTGCGTCCACACTCGCGGCGTTTGCGGTGTCCGCGGCCGGGATCTGGATGGTGGTGGACCCGGATTTCTCCAGTGTGAATCGCGGGGATCTCTTCGGCGTGCTGTCGGGCGCTGTCGCGGGGCTGGCGATCGTTACCATTCGGGAGCTGCGCCGCACCGAGTCTGCCTTTACAGTGTTCTGGTATCTTTGCGTCTTCGGAACCACGATGGGCGCTGTGAGCTGCTTCTGGAGCTTCGCGTGGCCGGCGCCTCGGGACTGGGGATGGATCCTGGGAACGGGAGCGGCCAGCACGGCGGGACAGCTTTTGATCACATACGGGCTTCGATACACGCCGGCGGCGGAGGGGTCCCTCATCTCCATGTCCACGGTGGGCTATAGCGGACTGTTCGGTTGGGTGGTGATGGGAGAGCGGCTGAGCGCCAGAGGACTGATCGGCGCGGCGCTCCTGCTGGGAGGAGCCGCCTTCACCGCCATCCGGCAGGCGCAGCAATCTCCTGCTCTACCCCCATCCGCAACGACACAGGGCTCGGAAAAGAGAACCGGCTGACCAGACGGAACCAGTGAGGGTAATGGGGAAACCCCGCATAAAGAAACGGCGGGCAGGGAAAGGAGAATGGAAAGCCTGCCCGCGAAGCCATGCAACCGACCGCCACGCGACCCTGGGACCCATCACGAGACGGCCGACCTTTTGGCACGCCCGCGTGAGCGTTTTGCACGGCTCGCGTCTATTATGCGCACGACGCAGACGCGTGTCAATAGGAATTGATGCCCCGTTTTCGCGGTCACGCCTTCAGGTGCCCTGCAAGACAACAGCAAAAAAGTGCGGCCCCCACATTGAGAAGGCGGGGGCCGCGAAGGCGCTTTCCGAAGATGCTTGCGCCAGCGGCGCCAGGGTCACGACTTCTTCCTGGACCTCAGCAGACCGAGTCCGCCCAAGCCGAGCAGAGCACCCATCTGGAAGAAGACCGGCTCGGGAATCGGGGGAGCGGCCGTAAGGGTCAACACCCCTTCCCACCGGTTCTGGATGGCCGGCGGCGGGCTGTTGTAGTTGAACGCATCAAGCGATCCGAACCAGATGCGGTACTGTTTACCAAGCACCGCCCCAGGATCGGAAGGATCATAGCCATTTGCGTTCAGGTCTTCGTAGAGATCAGCCTCAAACCAGAACGCAGCCAGATCTACTCCGCCTTTCCAGGTGGGGCGCAGGTAGAGATTTGGATCCTCCGTCCACCACTGGACGATGTACCCGTTCATGCCCCAGTTGTAGGGGGTGATGTCCACGATTTCCCAGTTCCAGCCGCTGTGGGAGCTTCCTGCAAGGATGTCCGAGCTGTTGGGATTTTGGACGAGAATCTCGCCCCACGTAGGAGCAGCAGCCTTGTTCAGCAGCCAGATATTGAAGGATGCTATGCCTTCACCCGGCTGATCCAAATTCTTCAGCCAGTCAACATAGGCATCCCCTTCGGCGGGCTGATTGGCTCCTCCACCAGACGGATCCTGGACACCTTGCTTGTAATACCAGGTGCGGCTCCAGTTGTTATTCGGGTCAATGCGAAGCCGGGGATTGCCCTGGGTCTCCTTGTGTGACTTGATCCAAGCGGTGCTGTCGCCGTAGAGATCCATCAGGTCGTTCGGATCGAACTCGAAGCGGACCCTCGCCGCATCTGCAGCTGCCGTCAAGGACAGCATTACGACAGATGTCAGCAGTAGAAGCACTAACCGGTTCATTCTTGTTTCGTCTCTCCTTTCTGCGTTTCCGGTCTGCTCCAACACGGACCCAAAGCCAATGAAAAGCCTGGCCCGCGCCTTCAGACCTAAGTGCCATTGGCATGGATTTCTGCGGTGGAATACGCCGAAGAGGGAAAGCGAAGTGGAAACTCGGGTTGTGTAAGTGCTAGCCCGTGTCTCCGGCGTAACCCAAGTTAAGTATAGCACAAGTCTCCCGCCGACGCAAGAGACATTTTGATGCATTGATTCAAATAGTTGTTTGTTGCTGTCCGTGTCCGTTTGCGAGAGCGTCTAAGGACCAGCACTTGGGGAGAGCTACTGCGGATCAGTTGGCCTGGGAGTGTGGATGGCTGGCCGCGCGCTCCGCAGCGCGCCGGAGAATGGACTTGAGCTCGTCGAGCTTGAACGGCTTATACAGATAGGTGTCCACGCCCTGCTCCACCGCCGCCTTCTCGGTCTCCTCGGTGGGATAAGCGGTCATCAGCACCACTTCTGCGTCCGGGGAGAACAAACGGGCGGCGCGCAGGAACTGCAGACCGTCCATCCGGGGCATCCGCAGATCGGCCAGGATGAGATCGAACGGCTGCTGACGCACCATGCCCATGGCCACAAACGGGGAGTCCGCAGCCTCCACATGGCAGTTTTCGATCTCAAGGAGCGTCAGGAGCACCTGGAGCAGACTGCGGTCGTCGTCCACCACAAGCACTCGCAAAGGTCCTGCCATTGCTCTTCCATTCCCTCCGTTCACTGACACAAAGCGAAGCGCCGATGCGACCAGTATACCACCGGACACTACGGGGCGTCATATTGGCGGCCGCGCATCTCGGCCGGCATACGTGCCACCCTGTCTCAATTCCACACGGCCAGCGCAAAGTGCCTGCTCGCAGGAGTCCGTAACTACCGCAGATAACAGTATCTTGACAGGGAACGTGGACGTCTTGCGGGACTGGTTGCCAAAAAATGATGCGTCACCTAGATCTTGTCTCCATTTTCACGATGGCGCTGCTCTGCGCGGCGGTCTGCGCCGCAGCGTGGCCCACGAACTATCTCTCCGCAAAACTGGGAGCGTCTGTTTCCACGGACGCGCAGCTAGAGAAGGGCTCAGATCCGGGTGCTTTGCTCAGCGACGGACCCATAAGCAAGGGCGGGTTTCATTTCGCTCAGGTGGATCAGGAACAGGTCTTCCTGGTGGATCTGGGGCAGGAGCGCGTCTTCGATCGGGTGGAGTTCGGCTCGGTCGGGTACAACGAACCCCGCAACGCAAAACAGCTTGTCATCAGCATCTCCAATACGGGCCCGGAGGGACCGTTTCAGACGGTCTACGAGCGCCAGAAAGTGGGGCATTTCCAGGTCATCCGCCTGCCCGAGTGCCGGGCGCGGTGGATCAGATTCGACCTGGGAGCCGGCAGCGAAGGTGCGCAGGTTCACTCCGTGCGCATCTACAAAGGCCATACTGTGCCGCCCCTGCCAGAGGTGATGCAGCTTCTTTCGGAGCGCATCCAACCAGGACTGCCAGGTCTTGAGAATTATGACGCGGCGGTCCGGGCACAAGACTGGAGCAGGGCGGCAAGGGAGCTTCGTGCCTACTTTGCGAAGCGGCTGAAACCCGCCAACCCTCCCGACCCGAACGCGGACCTGAGCGCCGCGGAGGAGTACGCCAACGGTCCCCGGGGGGAGAAGATCCCCATAGACTGGAGCTATCAGGAAACCCGCGACTGGTACGAGTACAAGAATTTCCTGAACAGGGGGCGGATGCTCGCATATCCGCTGATGGCGTTTTACAACACGGGGCAGCCGCGCTGGCGAGACCACTTCCGAGCCGTTTTCTATGACTGGCTGTCCGCCAATCCTTGCCCGCCCGAGACCATCTACGCCGATGCTCCGACCTGGCGGACGCTGGATTCAGCGATGAGGCTGGGGTGGCTGCGCGAGGGCTTTCCGCTGATCACCGCCGCCACCGGGCTGGAAGATGAGGTCTGGGCGAACTATCTTTATGCCCTCTGGGAACACGGCAACTACCTCAGCCACGACACCATCAGCGGAGGAAACTGGCTGTCCACCATCACATCGCACGTTATGGATCTTGCTCTGGATATCCCGGAGTTCAAGGACCAGAAAGCGTGGCTTCAGTTCGGGAAAAACGGGTTTGAGAAGAATGTCTTGCGCGATGTTCACCCGGACGGCAAAGAGATGGAGGACGCACCGGGCTATATCTGCATGGCCTACGCCGGGATGCTTTCCACGCTGAAGGCGCTGGACGCGGCAGGCATCGCGGTGGAGGCCGAGGTTTTGCGCAGGATGGACCGTGTGCAGGACTTCCTGGGAGCCATCACGCAGCCCAGCGGCATTATGCCCGCCATCGGGGACTGCCGCGGGACACATCCTTACATCCTGCCGGAGAGCATGGAATATTTCCGGCGTCAGGATATCCGCTATATCCTCAGCAAGGGCAGGGAGGGCAGTCGGCCGGAGCGAGCATCCGTGTGTTTCCCGGACGGCGCCTGGGCCGTAATGCGGAGCCCTTACGATGCTCCAGGCGAGCCGTTCGAAGATGCCCGCCATCTGGTGTTCAAGGCCAGCCACGCCAGCCATGGCCATCGCGACTACCTGAGCTTCACCCTCTACGCGTACGGGCGGCCTCTGCTGATTGATCCCGGAATCAAAAGCTACGAGCGTGGGGATGGCGCGCGGTATGTCCAGACTGCGTATCACAACACGGTCTGCGTGGACGGTCAGAACCAGCCGCCCCGCTGGGGCAGCATTGATCGCTGGGTATCCAGCGACGGTATGGACTTCCTGGTGTCCACTTACAAGGGCTACGAGAGCGTGGATCACCGCAGGAGCATCGTCTTTGTCAAGCCGGATTACTGGGTGGTCAACGACACCCTCACCGGACCCGGCAACCACACCTGCGATCAGAACTGGCACTTCAATGAGGACGCTGGGCTGGAGGAAGACCCGGCGACAAAGTTGGTGCGCACCACCTATGCAGAGGGCGGCAATCTGATGATGATTCCGGCTTCACCCAGCGGCCTTGTCTCTCGACCGAAGAAGTTCTTCATCGCGAGGGGCGGAGGAGCCGTGGCGGCGGGCACGGGGGAGGTGGAGTCCACAGGCTGGTGCTACTCGCGGTTCGGCAGTCTTCCCACGGTGTTCGACCTGGTGTTGTATCCCTTCAGAGGCCGGACTGCTCCGAAGGTGGAGGTACGGCCGCTGGTGTCTACGCCGGAAGTGACGGCCCTTGCTGTTTCGGCTGGTCCGGCGACGGACTATGTGATCATCAGCCGCGCCGGGCGGAAAGAGGTCCAGGCCGGGGACATCACCGTGGAGGGCGAGACGGCAGTATTGCGAACCCGGGAAGGCATTCCGGTCCGGCTCTCCGGCGCGAACCTCAAGCGCCTTGTCTACGTGGGCAAGACCGTCTTCGAAAGCGAAACTCCCGAAGACCAGGTGGACCGCGTTCTCAGGTAACACCCAACCGGGCCCCGCGCCCTGTTTTGCGTCACGTGTACCGAACGCGCCTTCGGCGTTCGGATAACGCGCCGCCTGCCACTTGCAAGCGCCTATAGGCCTCCGGTCTCTTCCAACTAACTGTGAGGCTGCCGGGCCATTCCATCAATGCATCGCGGCCGGGGCCCTCCTGGATGGCCACCGATACGGGAAGCATAGTGAAAAAAGTGCAAAAAGTTTCGGCACCCTCTTGCGCAACCGGCCGGCGTCCGATATTATGACTGGTGAAAGCTTCCCACCCTCCTTTCACCTCCCCGGTGGACCCTGAAAGTTCACCGGGGGGTTTCTTTTTCTGGCTTCTTGCGTCCGCCCGGCTGGCGGGACGAAAGCTGATGTGAAAAAAGTTAAATATTCCGGTTGAGAGTGTTGCGTGCAGATTGGCTGAGAAGTATAATAGTTGTGAAAGCTTCCCACCCTCCTTTCAGAGAAGCCCGGCGGACCACGCGGTTCGCCGGGCTTTTTCTTTGTGCACCTTGCCAACCCTGAAATCTCCGGGTGACGCCCGCGTGCGTGACGCC
The sequence above is drawn from the Armatimonadota bacterium genome and encodes:
- a CDS encoding metal-dependent phosphohydrolase — protein: MNKASRPGQPTIPADTLRHAPDGERSTPTASATAAFSARRRRCLAALDVGTNSIRLLVVSVRPDDHSFSVVSDRKEVVRLGEGEYAHNLMTPEAMDRAATVITRFAEVARGFGAQEILAVATSAVREAENRDIFLERVRRESGLEVRIISGLEEARLVYLGVVAGLNLQGKKALFMDVGGGSTELAVGDRHKHYLLESLKLGTIRLTNRFLGDGSRPVSRKKYSALQEYVRAVAVHAVRKVGAAGFDLMVGSSGTAVNLGEMVAALRGERPATMRHYTITLREIQRIRETLCRLPLEERRKVPGIKPERADIIVAGVAVIETLMQETGAADLQISEQGLRDGLVIDRLLREDGAREVYLQTPPRRRSVLKLARACGYEAEHCEQVRRLCVQLFDQMRALGLHSMDGEARELLEYAAYLHDTGFFLSHTDHHQHAYYIIRNSELLGFNDREQAILANLALYHRKAPPRKKHPNFAALDPEARSLVEQLSTILRLAEGLDRSHLSLVRGIRLEQEGPGALRIVILSPADCQLELWGVENQLGIFRSVFKRRVTVRVERLAGGNGSRDSVS
- a CDS encoding thymidylate kinase is translated as MKQPAFYGVGLPYRSIGELNGKLFVVEGPDRVGRSTQMNLLADWLESKGHATSNTGFRRSQLTQDGLDQAKQGHTLAKNTLSLFYATDFADRLENQIIPALRAGFYVLSDRYMYSIFARDRVRGIDPEWLRQVYGFALVPDLVLYLRVEVEDLVPRVISGGGFDYWESGMDLHLADNLFDSFCIYQRRIIRELDQMAEEYGFVTVDASRSIQAVFEDLKKEILKVI
- a CDS encoding membrane protein, translated to MIRAPARSASALRRSLGERFPVLRRARGPAALMLGAVLFAAMAICVKYAARRIPSGELVMFRFLFGLVTVRAMCRLGLAKVRHDRPALLMARGFTGAMAILLYFASIQHTTLVKASLLSNSYPVYAALFASLLLRERLTASTLAAFAVSAAGIWMVVDPDFSSVNRGDLFGVLSGAVAGLAIVTIRELRRTESAFTVFWYLCVFGTTMGAVSCFWSFAWPAPRDWGWILGTGAASTAGQLLITYGLRYTPAAEGSLISMSTVGYSGLFGWVVMGERLSARGLIGAALLLGGAAFTAIRQAQQSPALPPSATTQGSEKRTG
- a CDS encoding hypothetical protein (possible pseudo, frameshifted); the protein is MLDVRDAPAGVMRLAEECGFERGHTLQVTRLALLIFDHLAPLHRLPPSARRLLLCAALLHDIGWCRGAKGHHKSAYEIITDQPPEGLAPDEVQMVALIARYHRKKGPSLDHAPFARLSPPERETVRVLSAILRVADGLDRGHRDAVRNLSAVIEPGRVRLMLDASGGAELEIWGALRKADVFEKVFGVSLDIGASPESH
- the ppx gene encoding exopolyphosphatase, coding for MPVIAAIDIGTNSVLLLVAELLPDGTLKPLLDVSEITRLGQGVDRTRRLDPQAADRTLQVLECYAAKAREAGAERLTAIGTSVLRDASDSELFLDGAREILRAPVRILSGDEEAELSWLSVVTDPSLSLHHPVAVADVGGGSTELITGTAEGAIRSAVSVDVGAVRMTERFLHSDPPGHDELQAARRQTLDLLHGVAAGSECRSLAGVGGTAVNLARMSRPDAALPDIHGQSLSKETLADLTRRLAAIPLEERRRTPGLEPKRADVIVAGALIFDALLEVLQLESLTVSTRGARFGAAIKLARGEWDDA
- a CDS encoding thymidylate kinase, with the translated sequence MYKHDYPGRLIIVEGIDGSGKSTQLQLLYKYLAARNYTVSLSEWNSSPLVKSTTSLGKKKKFLTPTTFSLIHATDFADRLVNHIIPLLKAGVIVLADRYAFTAFARDTARGVHPQWVRNLYSFAPMPDIAFYFRVPLEVSIDRILTGRTKLKYYEAGMDLGLSRDPEESFKLFQERILRAYDDMTEEFGFTVMDGTLPIEEQQERMREIVDRALEGFSGLRRAVREAVAR